In one Corallococcus sp. EGB genomic region, the following are encoded:
- the dapF gene encoding diaminopimelate epimerase yields the protein MDASERIFKYHGLGNDFVVLDRRRTGVDINAEQSRWLCDRRRGIGADGVLAILPSPRGLARMVVHNADGSIAEMCGNGLRCAVKYLVDHSGEHPALIDVETGAGVLTCEPGYGDGGVVGVDISMGPARLVAANLPSGPTGQPFVRAPVPGHEALLGTAVNMGNPHLVLLDQPLEAAERLGPVLERHPAFPDRTNVEFVRVDEDGLTVVVWERGCGLTQACGTGACASAVAAVLAKRLPSNAWLRVTLPGGDLKIRVPDDLSDIRLRGPVSFVFEGVVALPRAR from the coding sequence GTGGACGCAAGCGAACGCATCTTCAAGTACCACGGCCTGGGCAACGACTTCGTCGTCCTGGACCGCCGCCGCACGGGCGTGGACATCAACGCGGAGCAGTCCCGCTGGCTGTGCGACCGGCGCCGGGGCATCGGTGCGGACGGGGTGCTCGCCATCCTCCCGTCGCCCCGCGGCCTTGCCCGCATGGTCGTCCACAACGCCGACGGCAGCATCGCGGAGATGTGCGGCAACGGCCTGCGCTGTGCGGTGAAGTATCTGGTGGACCACTCCGGCGAGCACCCCGCGCTCATCGACGTGGAGACCGGAGCGGGCGTCCTCACCTGCGAGCCCGGCTACGGCGACGGCGGCGTCGTCGGCGTGGACATCTCCATGGGCCCGGCGCGGCTGGTGGCCGCGAACCTGCCCTCCGGGCCGACCGGACAGCCCTTCGTGCGCGCCCCCGTGCCCGGCCATGAAGCGTTGCTCGGCACGGCGGTGAACATGGGCAACCCGCACCTGGTGCTCCTGGATCAACCCCTGGAGGCCGCCGAGCGCCTGGGCCCCGTCCTGGAGCGGCACCCCGCCTTCCCGGACCGCACCAACGTGGAGTTCGTCCGCGTGGACGAGGACGGTCTCACGGTCGTGGTCTGGGAGCGCGGCTGCGGCCTCACCCAGGCCTGTGGGACGGGCGCGTGCGCGTCCGCGGTGGCGGCCGTGCTGGCGAAGCGCCTGCCCTCGAACGCCTGGCTGCGCGTCACCCTGCCGGGCGGCGACCTGAAAATCCGCGTTCCGGACGACCTGTCCGACATCCGGCTGCGGGGCCCCGTGTCCTTCGTCTTCGAAGGCGTTGTCGCGCTTCCAAGGGCCCGATAG